The following nucleotide sequence is from Apodemus sylvaticus chromosome 2, mApoSyl1.1, whole genome shotgun sequence.
ATTGGCATTGGGATCTCAGGCAAcagtttccttcttcttttccataCCCTCAAGTTCATTAATGGGCACAGGCCCCGACTCACTGATCTGCCCATTGGTTTCCTGTCCCTAATCCACCTATTGACACTACTTGTTGTGGTATTCATAACGACTGACAGTTTTATTTTGAGGACTGGGTGGGATGATATCATATGTAAATTTCTTCTCTACCTGTACAGAGTTTTGAGGGGTCTCTCCCTTTGTAACACCAGCGTGTTGAGTGTCCTCCAGGCCATCATCCTCAGTCCCAGAAGCTCCTGTTTAGCAAAGTTGAAGCACAGATCTCCCTATCATAtctcatgctccattatgttcctgGGTGTCCTTCATATGTTAATTAGCAGTCACCTCTTGGTATCCATCGTCGCCACCACAAATTTGACCAGGAATGACTGTATTTATGTTACTGAGTCCTGCTGTATTTTACACTTGAGTTACTTCATGCAGAGCATGTTTTCTACACTGATAGCCATCAGGGAAGTCTTTCTTATTAGTCTCATGGCCCTCTCGACTTGCTACATGGTGGCTCTTTTGTGCAGGCACAAGAAACAGGCCCAGAATCTACAAGGTACCTGCCATTCCCTTAAAACATCTCCAGAGCAAAGGGCCACCCAGACCATCCTGATGCTCATGAGCTTTTTTGTGCTGATGTGCATATTCGACAGCATTGTGTCCAGCCCAACAACTATGTTCCTGAATGATCCAACATCTTACTCTATTCAAatctttgtggtgcacatctatGCCACAGTCAGCCCTTTTGTGTTTATGAGCAGTGAAAAGCAAATAGTGAACTTTTTGAGGTCCATGTGTGAAAGGAATATAAatgtttgaattttctttgatggGCAAGATACTTTAAGAGGAGCCATTAAAATGCCATCAGATCTGTCAGGCACAGTATGCTGTCAATGTGCTTTGCCATATATGAACTATGAtgttgtttttctcttaaaatgatttattttaaccAACATGATGGTAAACATATAACAAAAGGTTTACCAATATACTTTGACATAGGACaaggttattttttaatttaatttaatttaattttttattttatatctcaaTGAGTCTTTAAGGGAGCCCTCTGAGGTAGTTCTTGCCCATCTTGGTCTTAGATGTCCCATACTGTTTGTACGTATGTGACCACTTCAAATACATTttgatattccaattttctattaTGTATTTTGACAAATTAGAAAAACATCCATTGTATGTAATTGAAAGTctatcaagcaaaaaaaaaaaggtgccctTTCTTGAACCTTCAAAATGGAATGCGATGatccagaaagaaaatgaattacaCACATAGCTTTCAAGACAGAACTACTTGCAAAAGTCACACAGTAACGTGTATAGCAATCTTAAAATAACAGGATTGAAAATTCCCaggatttaaaatataaac
It contains:
- the LOC127677541 gene encoding vomeronasal type-1 receptor 45-like, with the translated sequence MMNKNSRLHTNSNIRITFYLEIGIGISGNSFLLLFHTLKFINGHRPRLTDLPIGFLSLIHLLTLLVVVFITTDSFILRTGWDDIICKFLLYLYRVLRGLSLCNTSVLSVLQAIILSPRSSCLAKLKHRSPYHISCSIMFLGVLHMLISSHLLVSIVATTNLTRNDCIYVTESCCILHLSYFMQSMFSTLIAIREVFLISLMALSTCYMVALLCRHKKQAQNLQGTCHSLKTSPEQRATQTILMLMSFFVLMCIFDSIVSSPTTMFLNDPTSYSIQIFVVHIYATVSPFVFMSSEKQIVNFLRSMCERNINV